The segment GGGTTAACTATGGATGGATGAATTTTTACCGACACGAATATTTGAAGTAGATGTTTTTTTATTCTTCATCCTTGTGTTGATGCGGGTATCGGGGCTTTTTGTTTCTATGCCCGTTTTAGGTTCGCGGAATGTTCCCATGATGGTTAAAGCGGGATTAGCAGGTTTAATAGCCATTATTCTTGTTTCAACAATGTCTCCCTTACCTCAAGGAATTCCCCATAGTTCTGGAGCATTTCTGATTGTTGGTGCTTATGAATTTCTTATAGGTATCGGTATGGGTTTTATTGTATCCCTGATGTTTTCCGCTGTTCAGATTGCAGGTGAAATTATGGACTTACAGAGTGGTTTTGGAATGATGAATATTTTCAATCCTGCTATGGAAACGCAGTTTCCTATTTTCGGTTTTTATCTATTTATTCTCTGGGCCATGTTTTTCTTATGGATAAATGGACATCTTGTGGTATTGCAGATATTAGGAGATAGTTATAAAACACTTCCAATAGGCTTGATGAGCCGAATGGATAATAACTTTGGATGGGAAATAACCCGATGGGGTCAAACGATGTTTATGTATGGGGTTCGTCTTGCGGGACCTGTCATTGTAACAATGATATTGACTTATGCAGTTATGGGAATATTAGGTAGGGCTATTCCTCAGATACATCTTTTAGTCATTGGTTTCCCTATTACCATTGGTTTGGGAATGATTGTTGTTGGAATTTCTTTAGGTGCGTATATGGGGGTTTTTGAGGACATGGCACAGGAAATGGTTCGTGAAGTTCAACTTTTTATACGAGGTTTAGGATAACAATTTATGCCAGAAGATGTCGGAGGTGAAAAAGTATTTCCGCCTACTCCACGAAAAAAGGAGCGGGCTCGGGAAGAAGGTAATGTTACACGAAGTCAAGAATTGACTTCTGCTATCGGTCTGACGGCTGCTATGGTGGCGTTATGGTTCATTGCTCCTCTGACTTTTCAATACTTTCTTTATGTAATAAGACATTACTTTGAAGAGCCCTGGCAACCTATTTATGATGCCTCCGAACTCCAATCTCTGATGCTCGAAATTGGGATTTATATAGGAATATGTTCTTTGCCTTATATTTTAATTATGATGGCAG is part of the Candidatus Hydrogenedens sp. genome and harbors:
- the fliR gene encoding flagellar biosynthetic protein FliR, whose product is MDEFLPTRIFEVDVFLFFILVLMRVSGLFVSMPVLGSRNVPMMVKAGLAGLIAIILVSTMSPLPQGIPHSSGAFLIVGAYEFLIGIGMGFIVSLMFSAVQIAGEIMDLQSGFGMMNIFNPAMETQFPIFGFYLFILWAMFFLWINGHLVVLQILGDSYKTLPIGLMSRMDNNFGWEITRWGQTMFMYGVRLAGPVIVTMILTYAVMGILGRAIPQIHLLVIGFPITIGLGMIVVGISLGAYMGVFEDMAQEMVREVQLFIRGLG